A window of Halichoerus grypus chromosome 12, mHalGry1.hap1.1, whole genome shotgun sequence contains these coding sequences:
- the PURB gene encoding transcriptional regulator protein Pur-beta: protein MADGDSGSERGGGGPGGFQPAVRGGEQETQELASKRLDIQNKRFYLDVKQNAKGRFLKIAEVGAGGSKSRLTLSMAVAAEFRDYLGDFIEHYAQLGPSSPEQVAAAAGAEDGGGPRRALKSEFLVRENRKYYLDLKENQRGRFLRIRQTVNRGGGGPGPGGLQSGQTIALPAQGLIEFRDALAKLIDDYGGDDDELAGGPGGGAGGAGGGLYGELPEGTSITVDSKRFFFDVGCNKYGVFLRVSEVKPSYRNAITVPFKAWGKFGGAFCRYADEMKEIQERQRDKLYERRGGDESEGEEVDED, encoded by the coding sequence ATGGCGGACGGCGACAGCGGCAGcgagcgcggcggcggcgggcccgGCGGCTTCCAGCCCGCGGTCCGCGGCGGCGAGCAGGAGACGCAGGAGCTGGCCTCGAAGCGGCTGGACATCCAGAACAAGCGCTTCTACCTGGACGTGAAGCAGAACGCCAAGGGCCGCTTCCTGAAGATCGCCGAGGTGGGCGCGGGGGGCTCCAAGAGCCGCCTGACGCTGTCCATGGCGGTGGCCGCCGAGTTCCGCGACTACCTGGGCGACTTCATCGAGCACTACGCGCAGCTGGGCCCCAGCAGCCCCGAGcaggtggcggcggcggcgggcgccgAGGACGGCGGCGGGCCGCGGCGCGCGCTCAAGAGCGAGTTCCTGGTGCGCGAGAACCGCAAGTACTACCTGGACCTCAAGGAGAACCAGCGCGGCCGCTTCCTGCGCATCCGCCAGACGGTCAACCGCGGCGGGGGCGGCCCCGGGCCCGGCGGCCTGCAGAGCGGCCAGACCATCGCGCTGCCCGCGCAGGGCCTCATCGAGTTCCGGGACGCGCTGGCCAAGCTCATCGACGACTACGGCGGCGACGACGACGAGCTGGCGGGCGGCccgggcggcggcgcggggggcgcgggcggcggcctGTACGGCGAGCTCCCGGAAGGCACCTCCATCACCGTGGACTCCAAGCGCTTCTTCTTCGACGTGGGCTGCAACAAGTACGGCGTGTTTCTGCGCGTCAGTGAGGTGAAGCCGTCCTACCGCAACGCCATCACCGTCCCCTTCAAAGCCTGGGGCAAGTTCGGGGGCGCCTTTTGCCGGTACGCGGACGAGATGAAAGAGATTCAGGAGCGGCAGAGGGACAAGCTGTACGAGCGGCGCGGCGGGGACGAGTCGGAGGGCGAGGAGGTGGACGAGGATTGA